Genomic DNA from Solanum pennellii chromosome 3, SPENNV200:
GCACTTTGCAGTTCCCTGGTGTAATTTCTCGTTTATATTAATGTAAACTCTCATACCGATTCAATATAATCCTTCATACCCGTTTGAAGAGAGGGAGGCTGATCTTGTTTTGCTGTACATATTTTTGCACTGAAAAGAATACATTTTTTTCTATCATTATTGCTCTCTATCTGCAATAGTGGTTGAAGAGATTACCACATCTTCTGTTTATACATTGATGCCCAGGAACCGGAGATTTATATTCAATTCTCATTTGATGGAATTATTAACACATGAATAGTTCACGGAAACAAGTTATGCATAAACGTTGATTTGTTGTCTGTTCTTCTGAGATTAACATGCAGAGAGGACAGTCATTACAAGGTTAGTTAGTCATTTGCTCTGTGATGGAGTTCATTGATTTAGACGAATAGTAGATGTTCTTGACCTGCAAAGTTCGACATTGATAGAGTATTTATGTGACGATTAGCTGTTGgcttcttgtttttcttcttattaGGTTTCTGTTTACGCAGTGATTTAGAGTTGTATATTGTCTTGTGCTTGAACATGATTCCAGAAGGTAGATTTTTCAGTTGAAAGTGACTTTTTTCTGGAATGTATGATAAAAACACCTTTAAAGCCAGTTCCAGCAGCACAaacacttttttattttgtggatCTGAGTGATTTCAGTAGGACCCAAACACGGATTCTGTAGTAGTACGAATCTTTTAAAATGCGTAGTTCATTGGATACAATAATACAAAGTGGTTAGTAtagtgataaaataaaaatctttcaAATCTGTGATCAGTCAATCCATCGTCATGGGtctaaagaatatttttcatcatttcgATTTGATGCAtattcaaaattccaaaaaattgaGGGTTCACAAAAATTATTCTTGGTTCTCAAATTCCCCAACTTAGCAAGTCAGTTCcaatttcaaatcaaaacaaaaagaagattcTGTTTCCACGCAAAAACAAGCGTTCTTCTATACTCACGCTTTCACTGTTAATGGAAAGATTTTTCAGTACTCTACGCAATTTTATTTCTTCGAGCGAATCATGTTCTattgtgaaatttgaaaaaaattaaaataatttttatttttaaagtgaaaattgatttttttaaattggaaaaattgTATTCAGTGAAATACAAATTTCTGtttttcaaattgttgaaaattcTGAAATTCTAACTTCAAAGTTAATTTGGAAGCTAAGGCCAAAtgtattttttagaaattgaaCGCCGGTTGAAAAGGTGAAAATAAGTTGTCATAATACATACCATTTTGATCATGCCGAAGAAATAATTTATTGGACGGTAGATTACGGGTGTGAAAAACCGACTAATAAATCGAACCGATGAGATAAAAGAAAGACAActtttatgttatgtattttCCTAATGTTGCCTTTTGTAAGCTAAGGCTAGCTATTCTTCTATATTGTACCTATGATTTGGTAAATCCTTAAAATACGTTTCTAAGCTATATCCAGTTTCTATACTTCtaagatattttttctttttttttttttggggggggggggggcaaaCACCTGCTCCTTAGTTTCAAGAATCAGGAAATTTCACTATGTCTGTGCGACTGTAAAAGCCATACAAATTGGAGGCCTAACTTTGAGTAAAGCAAGTAGTGCTGATGGAAGAATCCATAATCCATCACCACAAATAAATCCTGAAGCCACTGCAGGAACCATCAAATCTGCCTTCTTGCTGTTGAGTTTATGCCATACGTATACGATCAAACTCCCCGCAGCCATATCAATTGCAAAGGAAGCCCCAACAAGAAAAGGCACAGCTATAGCCATTGGGAGAGGAACCAATTTACCGACTCTCTCAGGGGCCATGTCTCTCACCAAGTTGGCAAGTACGGCAAACGCGAAGAAACCATAACAGAGCTGCAAGCAATGGCGAGGCAGAGCTGAGAATCCTTCAACACCTAAGATTGCCATGTTTCTATAGATGAGTGCATAAGGAGCTTTGTACTCACCATTGGGACCCCCTACATCAAAAGATCTGTAGAATAGGAAAAATGTAAGAGGTGCTACGACACAGCCAATGGCAGTCCCAATAGCTTGGCTGAGTAACATGGAACGCGGGGATGTCAGGGTCAGATGACTCGTCTTGAAATCGTGCATCAGGTCAGAGGATATAGAAACCATGGATTTAATCAGTCCACATCCAATAAGTCCAGCAACAACACCGTTCTCTTTCCCGGATAATGCAGCAAGCACAAACAGAGCTACTTTACCGTAATTGTATGCCATATTCAGATCTGTTAGACCAGCACCATAAGCATTGCAGAAGCTCAAAGCTGGTGCAAAAACATAGGCAACGAGCACATAATACCACTTCAACGCAGGGAACATAATTGGAATGACAATGATGGAGATAAGGGAAAAGATCAAGTAGCCAATACAAGCTAGCCAGAAGGGAATGCTCTCTCTGATGAATATTTCGTTTCTCTGCAGCTCTTCAAGTGGAAGATTCTTGGTTTCTGAGGGTGCTGCCAAAAAATGGAGTGTTAATAATAGAATTTCAACAAAAGGAGACAATGTTTTGCCCCTCTTCTCATTAGCTAACATAAAATTCGTTCAACATTCAACTTCTTTGTTGGAGCACTCATCTTTGACACTTGACGTTACCATTAAATTTCATTAGTAATGGAGGAGAGCACTTACATGATTCAGGCCTTTTTGTTTTCATCGTGGCATATATGTTTCTAAAAGTGAAATAAAGTGTCCTGACAAAATTGTAAAGGCCATCTCCCAGGAGAAGAGCAATGGAGATAAAAACCTGCATACAAATTTTATGGTCTAATGAGAAAAAAGGTAGAATGCTTATTTGATTATCGGACAAATTAAGCGCCCACAAACCTTGTAACCCATTAGACTCTTCATACTGCTCTGTGGTAAACTTGAAGAGAACCAATATCCGTCGCGATCAGTAATTAGAGGCCACATGATACCCCAAGAGAGCACAGCTCCAAGAAGCAAAGAGAAGTTCACAAGGTGAGAACAAATCATTCCAGCTCCCACATAAGTCATGTCAAAATCGAAGAAAAACCTGGAAATATTTCAATGGTATAAATTACTGTTCGTTGTATAGGAGAAATCATTCATGAGTCActaaaaatatatcatcaaGTACATACGATTGCTTCCAAGCTTTCAACCCGAACGTGGGGAAGTTGGCAAATCCACAGTGATCTCCACCAGAATAGAACCACTGGAAGAAACTCCAGAAGAAGCTGAATGTGAAAACTTTCATGAACCCTTTAACCTGTTTCCTGAAAATTTGAACACAATTTTCATTTCTCAAGAAAGGCTAGTTTTACAAGGCAAGTTAGTCCTAACTCCTAATTATGATCTTGCATACTTGGCCAATTTATCTCCCTTGGGTGTATGAAATCCATTGATTAGAACAGCAGTCGCAGTTCCACTTGGATAAGGTAATTTGTAGTCAATTATCATGATCTGCACCACAAcagataaataaaaattcaagaatcagCTGAAGGTGTGTACCTAGATTATGTACTAGTAAGATTTGATTACGAGAATACGTGATGAATCATCACTAATATCCGAAACAATATTTGAAGATTATTTCAATTTGGCTcattatttcaatttcaaaagagtactatttatttcaaatatcaaCCAATTCATGTCCAAGTGCTTACAAAGTCTTTTAACAAGTGAACAAAACGAAGACAGCTTAAAGATTGGAAATTACCTTTCTAAGAGGAACCAGAGCTAATAGCCCAACAAAACTAACAACAAAGAGAAAACCAATCATCCAATCAAGTTTAGGTTCCTTATAGCTCCCTGGTGTATTGCCACTTGTATCAACCCCAGCTTGCTGATATGTTTTCTTATTCAGTCCCAAAAGATATGATCCAAAGCCACCTAAATTAGCACAGACAAACAGAAACCAGAAATAAACAAATGAATCCCAATTTTGAATTTCTCAAACACGCCGATCAAAAAGGCACACAGAAAGATATATCAAGCTAGAACAACAATCACGCCTCAGTCCCAAACAAGTTCCGaatcttcacttcttcattTAACCTCATCATACTAAATAAATGATATATCTCTACAACAACAACTAGTCCTCGGTCCCAAACAAGTTGGGGTCGACTCTATGAATTCtcacttttttatttaaactaaatgaagtatatat
This window encodes:
- the LOC107013747 gene encoding metal-nicotianamine transporter YSL2-like isoform X1, encoding MSRVGVELMEIEREVTEEMRDGDDEVKRIPPWTKQITVRGIVASVLIGVIYSVIVTKLNLTTGLVPNLNVSAALLAYVILQSWTKVLKKANFTCTPFTKQENTIIQTCAVACYSIAVGGGFGSYLLGLNKKTYQQAGVDTSGNTPGSYKEPKLDWMIGFLFVVSFVGLLALVPLRKIMIIDYKLPYPSGTATAVLINGFHTPKGDKLAKKQVKGFMKVFTFSFFWSFFQWFYSGGDHCGFANFPTFGLKAWKQSFFFDFDMTYVGAGMICSHLVNFSLLLGAVLSWGIMWPLITDRDGYWFSSSLPQSSMKSLMGYKVFISIALLLGDGLYNFVRTLYFTFRNIYATMKTKRPESSPSETKNLPLEELQRNEIFIRESIPFWLACIGYLIFSLISIIVIPIMFPALKWYYVLVAYVFAPALSFCNAYGAGLTDLNMAYNYGKVALFVLAALSGKENGVVAGLIGCGLIKSMVSISSDLMHDFKTSHLTLTSPRSMLLSQAIGTAIGCVVAPLTFFLFYRSFDVGGPNGEYKAPYALIYRNMAILGVEGFSALPRHCLQLCYGFFAFAVLANLVRDMAPERVGKLVPLPMAIAVPFLVGASFAIDMAAGSLIVYVWHKLNSKKADLMVPAVASGFICGDGLWILPSALLALLKVRPPICMAFTVAQT
- the LOC107013747 gene encoding metal-nicotianamine transporter YSL3-like isoform X2, with translation MSRVGVELMEIEREVTEEMRDGDDEVKRIPPWTKQITVRGIVASVLIGVIYSVIVTKLNLTTGLVPNLNVSAALLAYVILQSWTKVLKKANFTCTPFTKQENTIIQTCAVACYSIAVGGGFGSYLLGLNKKTYQQAGVDTSGNTPGSYKEPKLDWMIGFLFVVSFVGLLALVPLRKIMIIDYKLPYPSGTATAVLINGFHTPKGDKLAKKQVKGFMKVFTFSFFWSFFQWFYSGGDHCGFANFPTFGLKAWKQSFFFDFDMTYVGAGMICSHLVNFSLLLGAVLSWGIMWPLITDRDGYWFSSSLPQSSMKSLMGYKVFISIALLLGDGLYNFVRTLYFTFRNIYATMKTKRPESSPSETKNLPLEELQRNEIFIRESIPFWLACIGYLIFSLISIIVIPIMFPALKWYYVLVAYVFAPALSFCNAYGAGLTDLNMAYNYGKVALFVLAALSGKENGVVAGLIGCGLIKSMVSISSDLMHDFKTSHLTLTSPRSMLLSQAIGTAIGCVVAPLTFFLFYRSFDVGGPNALLWFLRVCRTCQLGERHGP